The Streptomyces sp. NBC_00483 genome contains the following window.
AGGCAGAGCCGCCCGAGCCGTGGCCACGCTCACCGTCGTACGGCGCGTTCATGGTTACCCCACCTCATCGTCCCCGGCCCAGCGGCCCCGACATCGCTCAACGGTCCACTCTCTCACTCGTGCCCGACGCCTCCGTGCTTTCCGGAGCGGTGTCAGCCGTCGGGTCACTCGGCTGCTGCGGAACGTCTGCCCGTGCGGGGTCGGTCGGGGCGCCGTCCGGCTCGTCGCCCTTGTCGTCGTCCGCGGCCACGGAGTCGCCCTCAGGGGCGTCCTCGTCGGGCTGCGCGGCGACGGCACGCTTGCGCTGCTGGTACATCCGGTATCCGGCCAGGACGAGCAGCAGGACACCGCCGGCGATGACGAGCATCACGGTCGGGGTGACCTCGGTGACGTCGACCTTGAAGGCGAGCGGCTTGCCGTAGGGCGCACCGTCCTTGGTGTACAGCTGGGCATGCACCGTGATCGGGCCCGTCGCCTTGGCCGTGGTCGTGAACTTCACGGACTGGCTGTGCCCGCTGGCGATCTTCACTTCCTGGTCCTGGAAGGCGGCGTCGCCGATCTTGAGGCGGGTGCCGTTGCCCGAGGTGAGGCGCAGCGTCAGGTGGTCGACGTCCTGCCACAGGTTGTTCTGCACCGACACCGGGATCGTCGCGCTGCGCCCGGAGAGCTTCACCTCGGACTTGTCGATCAGCGCCACCTGTTCGGTGAGGCCCGACAGATACGAGGAGACGCCGTCGCGGAAGTTCCCCGAAGTGTCCGACTCCGTACGCCACGACGTGGACATCTCCCGGTCCATCGCGCGGCCGAACGGCGTCACCACGCGGGACTGGTCGGTGAGGACGACCTTGAAGTTCTCGAGGTCGCGCTGGGTCGCCTGGATCTGCTCGAAGGCCGACTGCGGCAGCTCCTGCTTGCGCAGCGACGAGGGGTACGCATGCGGGACACGCGTGGTGGCGGCCGAGTCGGGCTTCGCCTTCGCGGCGGCCGACAAGGTCTGGGGCTGCGACCAGGTGCCGTCCTGCAGTGCGTGCAGCGCCTTGGCCATGGTCTGGGCCTGGCTCGCGGTGGGCATGCGCTGAGGGGCCACGACGACGCTGCGCTGCTTGCGCGTCTGCTTGTTGAGCATCAGGGACTGAGCGAGGAACTTCTGCACGGCGAGCGTGGAGCTCTCGGCGCCCGTCATGTCGCCCTGGAAAGCGGTCGACAGTCGGCCGTCGGCGACCACGGCCGAGGCGCCACCGCCGATCGGGCGGGCGGCGGACGGCGTGTACGCCAGCCCTCCGGTCTCCGGGAAGTGGTCGCTGCGCGCGATGATCTTGTCGGCGCCCGCGGACGTGGCGACCTTGACGATGTCGCGGTCGACGGCGCCTTCCGCGGGCCATGCGTACGACGTGTCCGGCTTGGTGTGCAGGATCGTCTGCACGGTCAGGTTGGCGGCGTCCGTGGCGTCCTTCAGGTGGCTGAGGGAGCCGGTGACCTTTGTGCCCGTGTGCGCGAGCGACGCGAGATCCGGGTCGGCGAACGGAAGCGTGACCACCTTCTGGCTCTGCACCGCGGTCTCCAGGTCGCTCAGCCACTGCTTGGCGTCCGCCTGGTTCTTGCCCGACCTGAGCTTTCCGCCGGGACCCTTGACCTTGTACGGCTCCGTCATGGCGTCGACCGAAGCCAGCAGGTCGGGGTCGATCACCCAGGTCACGTCGAGTTCGCTGCCGAGGGCCAGCATCTGCTGGAGGCGGCCGCCCGGACCGATCTGCTTCGCCAGGTCGTTGTCGTCGAAGACCGGCGTCTGCTGTTCGTTCGCGCCCGTCTCCGCGGTGAGATGGGAATCGGAGATCAGCGGCCACAGGGCCGTCGTCTTCGTGCTCGTATCGGCGCTGCTCGGCTGCCAGGGCAGGAAGGTCCGCTGGATGCCGAGCGTCTGCTGGTACGGCTGCGCGGCGGTCTGTCCCTTCAGTGCGACGCTGAGCTGGTAGACGCCGTCGGCGCCGAGGTGCAGTGCCTTGACGGGGACGGACAGCGTGAAGTTCTGCGCGACGCCGGGCGCCAGCTTGGCGAACTTCTTGCCGTACTTGCGGGAGAGCTCGTTGCCGTCCGCGGCGCCGCCCGTGCCGTTCTTCGCGGCCTCGTCGACGGCCGTGCGGCCGCTGTAGGACGTGCCGACCCGCAGGCCCACGTGGGCGCCGGTGACCGTCCGCTTGCCCTTGTTCGTCACCGTGCCGCTGACCGTCACGGTGTCGCCGTCCGTCGGCGCGCTGGGCGACAGGGAGTTCACGGCCACGTCGACCGTGCTGGTCCCTGTCGCGCTCGAGGCGGCGGTGGCCGGGGTGGCGGCGCCGGCGGGGGCCGCGGCAGGCAGCAGCGGCAGCGACGCCAGGAGCGGCGCAGCCGCGAGCAGGGCCCCGGTGCGCCGCAGCAGTCGCCGTGCAGGTGAGGGACTCACCGTTGGGAAGTCTGCCGCCTCGGCCACGTGGTCGTCCGTCCCTCGTCGTCGTCGGTGGTCGCAGATGTGTCCACGCATGGTAACGAGGAGCACTGTGGCTGAGTGCCACGGTCTGCCCGGCTTGATCGTGGGGGCAAGAGTAGGGGGGCCGCCGATGTGCTCCTGTCGCGGGCCCGGCAAACAAGTTTCGGCCCGGGCCGCCCGGGCCACGTACCCTGTCCTGTTGTGCCGAACGCCAATGAAGACACCCCCAGCACCCTGAGCCAGGTGCAGCACCGTGCGGTCAGCGAACTGCTGCGGGTCTCGCCTGTCGCAGACGATCTCGCCCGTCGATTCCAGGAGGCCGGGTTCTCCCTCGCCCTGGTCGGTGGTTCGGTGCGGGACGCACTGCTCGGCCGGCTCGGCAACGACCTGGACTTCACCACTGACGCCCGCCCCGAGGACGTATTGAAGATCGTTCGTCCCTGGGCCGACGCGGTGTGGGAGGTCGGGATCGCGTTCGGCACCGTCGGTTGCCAGAAGGATGCCCGCGTCGGAGACGCTGATCATCGCTTTCAGATCGAGGTCACGACCTACCGCTCGGAGGCGTACGACCGCACCTCCCGCAAGCCCGAGGTGTCGTACGGCGACTCCATCGAAGAGGACCTGGTCCGCCGGGACTTCACCGTCAACGCGATGGCCGTGGCGCTCCCCGAGAAGGAATTCATCGATCCGCACGGCGGCATCAGTGACCTGTCCGAGCGGGTGCTGCGTACGCCCGGCACCCCGGAGGACTCCTTCTCCGACGACCCGCTGCGGATGATGCGGGCCGCCCGGTTCGCCGCTCAGCTCGACTTCGAGGTCGCCCCTGAGGTCGTCGCCGCCATGAAGGCCATGGCAGGCCGCATCGAGATCGTCTCCGCGGAGCGCGTACGTGACGAGCTCAACAAGCTGATTCTCTCCGCGCACCCGCGCAAGGGCCTGACGCTGCTCGTCGAGACCGGTCTGGCCGATTCCGTACTGCCCGAGCTGCCCGCTCTGCGCCTGGAGCGTGATGAGCACCACAGGCACAAGGATGTCTACGACCACACGCTGATCGTGCTCGAGCAGGCGATGGCGTTGGAGACCGACGGCCCCGATCTGACGCTGCGCCTCGCCGCGCTGCTCCACGACATCGGGAAGCCGCGCACCCGCCGCTTCGAGAAGGACGGCCGCGTCTCCTTCCACCACCACGAGGTGGTCGGCGCCAAGATGACGAAGAAGCGCATGACCGCGCTCAAGTACTCCAATGAATTGGTGAAGGACGTCTCGCGCCTCGTCGAGCTGCACCTGCGCTTCCACGGCTACGGCACCGGCGAGTGGACGGATTCCGCCGTACGTCGCTACGTACGGGACGCGGGGCCGCTCCTCGGTCGGCTGCACAAGCTGACCCGTTCCGACTGCACGACGCGCAACAAGAGGAAGGCCAACGCGCTTTCGCGTGCGTACGACGGCCTTGAGGAGCGCATCGAGCGGCTTCAAGAGCAGGAGGAGCTGGACTCGATCCGGCCCGACCTCGACGGAAACCAGATCATGGAGATCCTCGGCGTCAGCCCGGGACCGGTGATCGGGCAGGCGTACAAGTTCCTGCTGGAGCTGCGCCTCGAGAACGGTCCGATGGAGTACGACGCGGCAGTGTCGGCGCTCAAGGAATGGTGGGCCGACCGCTCGCAGGACTGAGACGTGCGGAACGCGTAGGGCTCTGTTTCACGTGAAACAGAGCCCTACGCGTATCTACAGAGCCCTACGCATATTTGGGGAGCGATGTTTCACGTGAAACGCCGCCGCCCGCGCAGGGTCAGAGCGGTCGCTCCGTAGAGGACCGACACCAGGACCACGAGGGGGACCGAGCGGCCGTCCGGCGGCAGCATCAGCGCGGCCACTCCGGCCGCGCCGACGAAGGACACGTTGACCAGCACGTCGTAGACGGAGAAGATCCGGCCGCGGAAGCCGTCGTCGATGGAGGACTGCACGACCGTGTCGGTGGCGATCTTCGCGGCCTGTGTGGTCAGGCCCAGGACGAACGCAGCCACCACGATCGGCGCGGGTTCGAAGGTGAGACCCAGGGCGAGTTCCAGTACGGATGCGGTGCCGGCGCAGAGGGCGATCCACCCGGCCGCGCCGAACCGCCCCACGGCTGCCGGGGTGATGGCCGCCGCGACGAAGAATCCGGCCCCCGAGACGCCCATGGCGAGGCCGAGCAGGGCCAGGCCTTCGGACTCCGTGGATGACCATGCGTACCGGCACAGCATGAGAACCATGACGAGCAGGGCGCCGTAGCAGAACCGCATCACCGTCATCGCGGCAAGGGCGCGCGCGGCGGACGAACGCGAGACGAGGTGCCGGACGCCGGCCGAGAGGTCCCGGGCGGTGCCGGTCAGTGCCGCCCCCAGGCGCGGCTGAATCAACTCCGGATCGGGGCCGAGGAGTTGTACGTCCATGCGCAGGGAAGCGAGTGCGGCACACAGGTAGAGCAACGCCCCGATGAGCACCACCGCTGCATCCGAGTCGGCGGCGATCAGGCGCACGCCGAAGGCGAGGCCGCCGCCCAACGTTGCCGCGAGTGTCCCCGCGGTCGGTGAGATGGAGTTGGCCATGACGAGGCGCTCCGCGTCCACGACACGGGGCAGCGCGGCCGAGAGCCCGGACAGGACGAAGCGGTTGACCGCGGTGACGCAGAGCGCGGACGCGTAGAAGAGCCAGTCCGGGGTGTGGCTCAGCATGAGAGCGGCCGTCACGGAGGCGAGCAGCACCCGCAGCAGGTTGCCGTAGAGGAAGACCTGACGGCGTCGCCAACGGTCGAGG
Protein-coding sequences here:
- a CDS encoding DUF6049 family protein, yielding MAEAADFPTVSPSPARRLLRRTGALLAAAPLLASLPLLPAAAPAGAATPATAASSATGTSTVDVAVNSLSPSAPTDGDTVTVSGTVTNKGKRTVTGAHVGLRVGTSYSGRTAVDEAAKNGTGGAADGNELSRKYGKKFAKLAPGVAQNFTLSVPVKALHLGADGVYQLSVALKGQTAAQPYQQTLGIQRTFLPWQPSSADTSTKTTALWPLISDSHLTAETGANEQQTPVFDDNDLAKQIGPGGRLQQMLALGSELDVTWVIDPDLLASVDAMTEPYKVKGPGGKLRSGKNQADAKQWLSDLETAVQSQKVVTLPFADPDLASLAHTGTKVTGSLSHLKDATDAANLTVQTILHTKPDTSYAWPAEGAVDRDIVKVATSAGADKIIARSDHFPETGGLAYTPSAARPIGGGASAVVADGRLSTAFQGDMTGAESSTLAVQKFLAQSLMLNKQTRKQRSVVVAPQRMPTASQAQTMAKALHALQDGTWSQPQTLSAAAKAKPDSAATTRVPHAYPSSLRKQELPQSAFEQIQATQRDLENFKVVLTDQSRVVTPFGRAMDREMSTSWRTESDTSGNFRDGVSSYLSGLTEQVALIDKSEVKLSGRSATIPVSVQNNLWQDVDHLTLRLTSGNGTRLKIGDAAFQDQEVKIASGHSQSVKFTTTAKATGPITVHAQLYTKDGAPYGKPLAFKVDVTEVTPTVMLVIAGGVLLLVLAGYRMYQQRKRAVAAQPDEDAPEGDSVAADDDKGDEPDGAPTDPARADVPQQPSDPTADTAPESTEASGTSERVDR
- a CDS encoding CCA tRNA nucleotidyltransferase, translating into MPNANEDTPSTLSQVQHRAVSELLRVSPVADDLARRFQEAGFSLALVGGSVRDALLGRLGNDLDFTTDARPEDVLKIVRPWADAVWEVGIAFGTVGCQKDARVGDADHRFQIEVTTYRSEAYDRTSRKPEVSYGDSIEEDLVRRDFTVNAMAVALPEKEFIDPHGGISDLSERVLRTPGTPEDSFSDDPLRMMRAARFAAQLDFEVAPEVVAAMKAMAGRIEIVSAERVRDELNKLILSAHPRKGLTLLVETGLADSVLPELPALRLERDEHHRHKDVYDHTLIVLEQAMALETDGPDLTLRLAALLHDIGKPRTRRFEKDGRVSFHHHEVVGAKMTKKRMTALKYSNELVKDVSRLVELHLRFHGYGTGEWTDSAVRRYVRDAGPLLGRLHKLTRSDCTTRNKRKANALSRAYDGLEERIERLQEQEELDSIRPDLDGNQIMEILGVSPGPVIGQAYKFLLELRLENGPMEYDAAVSALKEWWADRSQD
- a CDS encoding MFS transporter codes for the protein MSVVRDLRVLLRLHDFRRLLTLRLLSQGADGVYQVALATYVVFSPEKQTSPAAIASAMAVLLLPYSLVGPFAGVLLDRWRRRQVFLYGNLLRVLLASVTAALMLSHTPDWLFYASALCVTAVNRFVLSGLSAALPRVVDAERLVMANSISPTAGTLAATLGGGLAFGVRLIAADSDAAVVLIGALLYLCAALASLRMDVQLLGPDPELIQPRLGAALTGTARDLSAGVRHLVSRSSAARALAAMTVMRFCYGALLVMVLMLCRYAWSSTESEGLALLGLAMGVSGAGFFVAAAITPAAVGRFGAAGWIALCAGTASVLELALGLTFEPAPIVVAAFVLGLTTQAAKIATDTVVQSSIDDGFRGRIFSVYDVLVNVSFVGAAGVAALMLPPDGRSVPLVVLVSVLYGATALTLRGRRRFT